The genome window TGACCGCTCATCAGATCGGAACCCGCACTCCCAGTTCCACAACGCGGTCGCTGGGGATACGGAAGAATTCGGTCGCCGGCACCGCATTGCGCGCCATCACCAGAAACAGCCATAGACGCCAAAGCGGCATTTTCGGCGCTTTGCCGGCCACAATGGTTTCCCGACCGAAGAAATACGAAACCTGCATCGCTTCCACCGGCACACCCCTCGCCCGCAGCGCATCAAGATCACGGGGAATATTCGGGCTTTCCTTGAAGCCATAGCGTATGATCACGCGATAGACATTCTTCGCCAGTTCCTCGACTTCCAGATGCTGATCCGGCCCGGCTTCGGGCTGATCAAGCGTCTTGACGGTCAGGAACAGGACACGCTCATGCAGCACCTTGTTGTGCTTCAGGTTATGCAGCAGCGCGCCCGGTACATAATCCGGATTGCCAGTCAGGAATACAGCCGTTCCCGGCACACGCAGAATCCGCGATTGAGGCAGGCGCGCCAGAAAGGAAGCCAGCGGCAGGCTGTCCTGCCTCCATCTGGTCATCAGAAGATGACGGCCCGCGCTCCAGCTGGTCATCATCGCCATCAGCAACCCGCCCAACACCAGCGGCACATAACCACCCTGAGGAATCTTCAGCATGTTGGAGGCAAAAAACAGACTGTCCAACAGGAAGAAAAAGCCGAACACAACAATAACACTGCGGCGGCTCCAGCCGAACTGACGGCGGAACACGACCACAGCCAGAATACCCGTGCACAGAAACGTTCCAGTCACGGCGATACCATAGGCCGCCGCAAGATTGTCACTGGTGCGGAAGGTCAGAACCAGCGCCAGAACTCCGACGAGCAAGGCGCTGTTCACTTGCGGCACATAGATCTGTCCCTGCTCCGTCTCGCTGGTATGGCGCACCGTCATACGCGGCAGAAAGCCCAGCTGGACGCATTGCCGCGCCATGGAGAACGCACCTGAAATCATCGCCTGACTGGCAATCACCGTCGCAGCCGTGGCCAGCAACACCATCGGCAGGCGCAACCAATGCGGTGTCAGCAGGAAAAAAGGGTTATCCAGTGCCTTGATATCATGCAGGATCAGGGCACCCTGTCCAAAGTAATTCAGCGTCAGGGCCGGCAAAACGACCCATAGCCAGGCCAGCTTGATGGGCCGCCCACCGAAATGTCCCATATCGGCATACAATGCCTCCGCGCCGGTTACGGCCAGAACCACAGAACCGAGCACAATAAAGGCCAGCAGCCTGTGCTGGATCAGCAGCAGCCCTGCATAACCGGGGGACAGCGCCAATAACACCTTTGGGTGATGCAGGATCGCCAGCAGCCCCAGCAATCCGATCAGAAGAAACCAGACCGCCATGATCGGACCGAACACGCGGCCCATAATGCTGGTCCCGCGCCATTGCACCATGAACAGCGCCACGATCACGACGGACGCAATCGGCAATACGTAATCCTGCATGGCAGGATAGGTAATCTCCAACCCCTCCACTGCCGACAACACTGAAATCGCAGGGGTAATGACGCCATCCCCGAAGAACAGACAGGCGCCAATGATTCCTGTCATACCGAGCCAGCGCCGCATCCGTCCCGGATTGGCGACACGCTGGGCCAGTGCCATCAGAGACAGGATACCGCCCTCCCCCTGATTATCGGCCCGCATCACCAGCAGCACGTATTTCACCGTGACAATCAACACCAGGGACCAGAAGATCATGGACAGCACGCCATAGACTTCCAGCCTGTTAATAACTGACCCATCATCCTGAAAATGCAGCAGAGCCGCCTTGAAGGCGTAAAGCGGGCTGGTCCCGATATCGCCGAACACCACCCCCAGCGCACCCAGCAACATGACAAGGCCAGTGGGCTTTTTTTCGTCAGCCGCCAATTTTTCCGCCGCCGACATTATATCACTTCCCCGTTCAAGCCGTCATCCAGTGAAGAGTTCAGTCGATGGCACAGGACGTGCCGGTCAATATGCCCGATTTTCATGAAGAATGTGCGTTTAAAGATGTCCGCCATCCGGCGCGGACGGAGAAGAGTGTTCCGCCGCAGATGGACGGGGCCGGGCACCGAAAATGGCTGTGCCGATTCGCACATGCGTTGCCCCATTGGCAATGGCCTGCTCAAAATCACCCGACATGCCCATGGAAATAACCGGCAATCCATGGCGCGCTGCTGCTGCTGCCAGCCATGAAAAATAGGGTTGCGGATCGACATCCGCCGGCGGAATCCCCATCACGCCACATAGGGCATCTCCGAAACGATGCCGGCACATCTCGATAAACGAATCAGCCTCCCGCGTGGGAATACCGGATTTTTGCGGCTCATCCCCCACATTCACCTGCACCAGAAGGCGCGGCAGACGTTTTTCCTTCTCCGCAGCCAATGCCAGTGCATCGGCCAGACGCGGGCGGTCCAGACTTTCAATCACATCAGCAACACGCACCGCATCCCGTGCCTTGTTGGTCTGAAGGCCGCCAATCAGGTGAAGGGTGGGAGGATCGGCTTCGTCACGCAGCGGCAGGAACTTCGACAGAGCCTCCTGCACCTTGTTTTCCCCGAATACGCTCTGCCCGGCCCGGCG of Granulibacter bethesdensis contains these proteins:
- a CDS encoding potassium transporter Kup — translated: MSAAEKLAADEKKPTGLVMLLGALGVVFGDIGTSPLYAFKAALLHFQDDGSVINRLEVYGVLSMIFWSLVLIVTVKYVLLVMRADNQGEGGILSLMALAQRVANPGRMRRWLGMTGIIGACLFFGDGVITPAISVLSAVEGLEITYPAMQDYVLPIASVVIVALFMVQWRGTSIMGRVFGPIMAVWFLLIGLLGLLAILHHPKVLLALSPGYAGLLLIQHRLLAFIVLGSVVLAVTGAEALYADMGHFGGRPIKLAWLWVVLPALTLNYFGQGALILHDIKALDNPFFLLTPHWLRLPMVLLATAATVIASQAMISGAFSMARQCVQLGFLPRMTVRHTSETEQGQIYVPQVNSALLVGVLALVLTFRTSDNLAAAYGIAVTGTFLCTGILAVVVFRRQFGWSRRSVIVVFGFFFLLDSLFFASNMLKIPQGGYVPLVLGGLLMAMMTSWSAGRHLLMTRWRQDSLPLASFLARLPQSRILRVPGTAVFLTGNPDYVPGALLHNLKHNKVLHERVLFLTVKTLDQPEAGPDQHLEVEELAKNVYRVIIRYGFKESPNIPRDLDALRARGVPVEAMQVSYFFGRETIVAGKAPKMPLWRLWLFLVMARNAVPATEFFRIPSDRVVELGVRVPI
- a CDS encoding YggS family pyridoxal phosphate-dependent enzyme, which produces MSAVLANIRARIDAAARRAGRDPQTVTLVAVSKTHGPDAVAAARRAGQSVFGENKVQEALSKFLPLRDEADPPTLHLIGGLQTNKARDAVRVADVIESLDRPRLADALALAAEKEKRLPRLLVQVNVGDEPQKSGIPTREADSFIEMCRHRFGDALCGVMGIPPADVDPQPYFSWLAAAAARHGLPVISMGMSGDFEQAIANGATHVRIGTAIFGARPRPSAAEHSSPSAPDGGHL